The following are from one region of the Paenibacillus sabinae T27 genome:
- a CDS encoding MarR family winged helix-turn-helix transcriptional regulator: MENARELFQIMTRRFGLLNKNCCSVGGCDISLAQSHLLYEIDRRHKPSMQQVAEALGTEITTFSRQVQSLIQMKLVKKTPDPNDRRVYTLSLTAEGKMIAGIIDQQMNDYLDEVFSYMTEFEKETVLRSVKLFNEAMGKSSRCCAPVTG, from the coding sequence ATGGAAAATGCGCGAGAGCTATTTCAAATCATGACCAGGCGCTTTGGTCTGCTCAATAAAAATTGCTGCTCGGTTGGCGGCTGCGATATCTCCTTAGCCCAAAGTCACCTGCTGTACGAAATTGATCGCCGACATAAGCCTTCCATGCAGCAAGTTGCGGAGGCGCTGGGAACGGAAATAACGACGTTTAGCCGGCAAGTGCAATCGCTTATCCAAATGAAATTGGTCAAGAAAACGCCCGATCCTAACGATCGGCGGGTGTATACCCTCTCCTTGACCGCGGAAGGCAAAATGATCGCCGGCATCATTGATCAACAAATGAACGACTATCTGGATGAAGTCTTCTCGTACATGACGGAGTTTGAGAAAGAAACCGTATTGCGCTCGGTTAAGCTTTTTAACGAGGCTATGGGGAAATCAAGCAGATGCTGCGCACCTGTAACCGGGTGA
- a CDS encoding SDR family NAD(P)-dependent oxidoreductase, whose protein sequence is MNFTSKTILVSGSASGIGRSCAELLLEHGASVVGLDVNQSSITNEHYRHYPIDIRDEPKVTNALDEIEALYGKIDGLANCAGVYASSKPFYELDIDEWNKVISTNLTGLFILTKHAAQNMIKNNMGTIVNISCIRSRIFRPDMADYAASKGGVVALTSAMALDLEEYNIRVNSVAPGFTYTGMTAKSFDNPEVRAFSEKIIPAGKIASSADIAKVILFLLSDMADYINGETIFADGGFKISK, encoded by the coding sequence ATGAATTTTACAAGCAAAACGATTTTAGTCTCTGGCTCCGCTTCAGGAATAGGAAGGAGTTGTGCAGAGTTATTATTGGAACATGGGGCTTCTGTTGTCGGCTTAGATGTTAATCAGAGTTCAATAACGAATGAACATTATAGACACTATCCGATCGACATTAGAGATGAACCTAAAGTAACCAATGCATTAGATGAAATTGAGGCGTTGTACGGGAAGATTGACGGACTGGCCAACTGTGCAGGCGTTTATGCAAGTTCAAAACCATTTTATGAGCTGGACATTGATGAATGGAATAAAGTGATCTCTACAAATCTAACTGGGCTATTCATACTTACCAAGCATGCTGCCCAAAATATGATAAAAAACAACATGGGTACCATCGTAAACATTAGTTGTATAAGATCAAGAATATTTAGGCCGGATATGGCAGACTATGCCGCCTCCAAGGGAGGGGTCGTCGCATTGACATCGGCAATGGCATTGGATTTAGAGGAATACAACATAAGAGTGAACTCAGTTGCTCCCGGATTTACATACACTGGAATGACCGCGAAATCATTTGATAATCCGGAAGTAAGGGCCTTTTCGGAAAAGATCATACCCGCTGGTAAAATCGCATCATCAGCGGATATTGCGAAGGTCATTTTATTTTTGTTATCGGATATGGCAGATTATATAAACGGCGAAACCATATTTGCTGACGGAGGCTTTAAAATATCCAAATGA
- a CDS encoding ArsR/SmtB family transcription factor, with translation MSFEMGDLDEVSQTLKLLGDKTRLTIMKLLEKQECCVCELVEIFKTSQPSVSQHLRKLKDAGLVKENRKGQWIFYSMNPNSPQYELVQQLIAFVPSQDHELEELNKKGLRISCN, from the coding sequence ATGAGCTTTGAAATGGGTGATTTAGACGAAGTATCACAGACATTGAAGCTTTTGGGAGACAAGACAAGGCTGACAATCATGAAGCTTTTGGAGAAGCAGGAATGCTGTGTATGTGAGCTCGTTGAAATTTTCAAAACGAGTCAGCCGTCGGTCAGCCAACATTTAAGGAAGCTTAAGGATGCCGGTCTTGTTAAGGAAAACCGGAAAGGCCAATGGATTTTTTATTCAATGAATCCAAACAGTCCTCAATATGAGTTAGTTCAACAATTGATTGCCTTTGTTCCTTCACAAGATCATGAGCTGGAAGAACTCAATAAGAAAGGCCTGAGAATTTCATGTAATTAA